A part of Verrucomicrobiota bacterium genomic DNA contains:
- a CDS encoding arylsulfatase: protein MRATLLLSAFLACVRLCPGPAIAAPRPPNVVFIIADDLGWGDLGCYGQKIIRTPNVDRMAAEGIRFTHHYSGNAVCAPSRCVLMTGKHPGHAFIRDNRSTPPEGQWPIPADTVTMAKLFKSRGYAVGGFGKWGLGGPDSTGEPLKQGFTRWFGYNCQGVAHNFYPTHLWDNDRKVALKNPAFPSADTFKPGEDPKDPKSYARFKGTEYSSDLIWEQARQFVRDNRGKPFFLYAPTTVPHLALQVPDDSLAEYLGKFDDPPYAGGRGYLPHFTPRAAYAAMVTRMDREIGALMKTVADLGLDENTLFIFTSDNGPLHGRLQGLAGTDAAFFNSSGGLRDGKGTLFEGGFRVPGIVRWKGSIRPGQVSERVTGFEDWMPTLLELTGAKDATPGDIDGISFAPTLLGQKQPERAFLYREFPGYGGQQCIRIGDWKGLRQNLRPVAAKKAAPKAAPAAPDLSLKLYNLRDDPKETTDVAAKHPEIVAKMLALMRSQHVPAKDFPMPALDNP, encoded by the coding sequence ATGCGTGCGACCTTGCTGCTCTCCGCCTTCCTTGCGTGCGTGCGACTTTGCCCCGGGCCGGCGATCGCCGCGCCGCGTCCGCCCAACGTCGTCTTCATCATCGCCGACGATCTCGGATGGGGCGACCTCGGTTGCTACGGCCAGAAGATCATCCGCACGCCGAACGTGGATCGCATGGCGGCCGAGGGCATCCGCTTCACGCACCATTACTCGGGCAACGCCGTGTGCGCGCCGTCCCGCTGCGTGCTCATGACGGGGAAGCACCCCGGTCACGCGTTCATCCGCGACAATCGCTCGACGCCGCCGGAGGGTCAGTGGCCGATTCCCGCGGACACGGTCACGATGGCGAAGCTCTTCAAATCGCGCGGCTATGCGGTCGGCGGCTTCGGCAAGTGGGGCCTCGGCGGGCCGGACAGCACGGGCGAGCCGCTCAAGCAGGGTTTCACGCGCTGGTTCGGTTACAATTGCCAGGGCGTCGCGCACAATTTCTATCCGACGCATCTCTGGGACAACGACAGGAAGGTGGCGCTGAAGAACCCGGCGTTCCCTTCCGCCGACACCTTCAAACCCGGCGAAGATCCGAAAGACCCGAAGTCCTATGCGCGCTTCAAGGGCACCGAGTATTCCTCGGACCTCATCTGGGAGCAGGCGCGGCAGTTCGTGCGCGACAACCGCGGGAAGCCCTTCTTCCTTTACGCGCCGACGACCGTGCCGCACCTCGCGCTCCAGGTGCCGGACGACTCGCTCGCGGAATACCTCGGCAAGTTCGACGACCCGCCCTACGCCGGCGGCAGGGGCTACCTCCCGCACTTCACGCCGCGCGCCGCCTACGCCGCGATGGTCACGCGCATGGACCGCGAGATTGGCGCGCTCATGAAAACCGTCGCCGACCTCGGCCTCGACGAGAACACGCTCTTCATCTTCACGTCGGACAACGGCCCGCTTCACGGCCGTCTCCAAGGTCTCGCGGGCACCGACGCGGCATTCTTCAACTCGAGCGGCGGGCTGCGCGACGGCAAGGGAACACTGTTCGAAGGCGGCTTCCGGGTCCCGGGCATCGTGCGGTGGAAGGGAAGCATCCGGCCCGGCCAGGTGAGCGAACGCGTGACGGGGTTCGAGGATTGGATGCCCACGCTTCTCGAACTCACCGGCGCAAAGGACGCCACGCCAGGCGACATTGACGGCATCAGCTTCGCCCCGACGCTCTTGGGGCAGAAGCAGCCGGAACGCGCATTTCTCTACCGCGAATTCCCCGGCTACGGCGGCCAGCAGTGCATCCGCATCGGCGACTGGAAGGGACTGCGACAGAATCTCCGCCCCGTCGCTGCGAAAAAGGCCGCGCCGAAAGCCGCGCCCGCCGCGCCCGACTTGAGCCTCAAGCTCTACAACCTCCGCGACGACCCGAAGGAAACGACCGACGTCGCCGCGAAGCACCCCGAAATCGTCGCGAAGATGCTTGCCCTCATGCGCAGCCAGCACGTCCCGGCGAAGGACTTCCCGATGCCGGCACTGGACAATCCCTGA
- a CDS encoding FAD-dependent oxidoreductase — protein MARRVLIIGGGVIGLCSAYYAATAGHRVTLVERGAPDHDTCAHGSAGMITPSHFVPLAAPGMVALGLKWMWNPESPFYIKPRLDRELLSWGWKFFRAANAAHVDRAAPVLAELNLASRALFEELADTSLADFGLVRRGLLMLCKSPAVLDEEAHFADRANRVGVPAEVLDAKQAAALDPDARMDVAGAIYFPKDCHLDPRRFMAALQAKCEQLGVQFRWNSDVTGFASHAQDATPRLAAARTSTGDIEADEFVLAGGSWSPQLARPLGLRLPMLPGKGYSLTLPRPRQLPQLCSILTEARVAVTPMGSSLRFGGTMEIGGLDHDINPLRVRGIIKSARRYFPDFTESDFESVQPWCGLRPVSPDGLPYLGRTAKCPNLTIATGHAMTGLSLGPVTGRLVGELLDGKQPSMDLSLLSPDRFAA, from the coding sequence ATGGCGCGGCGCGTCCTCATCATCGGCGGCGGCGTCATCGGGTTGTGCTCGGCCTATTACGCGGCAACGGCGGGCCACCGCGTCACGCTCGTCGAGCGCGGCGCGCCCGACCACGACACCTGCGCTCACGGCAGCGCGGGGATGATCACGCCGAGCCACTTCGTGCCGTTGGCCGCGCCCGGCATGGTTGCGCTCGGCCTCAAGTGGATGTGGAACCCCGAATCGCCGTTCTACATCAAGCCGCGTCTCGACCGCGAGTTGTTGAGCTGGGGCTGGAAATTCTTCCGCGCCGCAAACGCAGCGCACGTCGACCGCGCCGCGCCGGTGCTTGCGGAACTGAACCTCGCCAGCCGCGCGTTGTTCGAGGAGCTGGCGGACACGTCGCTCGCAGACTTCGGACTCGTTCGACGCGGCTTGCTGATGCTCTGCAAGTCGCCCGCCGTCCTCGACGAGGAGGCGCACTTCGCCGACCGGGCGAACCGCGTCGGCGTTCCCGCGGAAGTCCTCGACGCGAAGCAAGCCGCCGCGCTCGACCCCGATGCGCGCATGGACGTCGCCGGGGCGATTTACTTTCCGAAGGACTGCCACCTCGACCCGCGCCGCTTCATGGCTGCGTTGCAGGCGAAGTGCGAACAGCTTGGCGTGCAGTTTCGTTGGAACTCTGACGTCACCGGCTTCGCGAGCCACGCGCAAGACGCCACGCCGCGGCTCGCCGCCGCGCGCACATCCACCGGCGACATCGAGGCGGACGAGTTCGTCCTCGCGGGTGGCTCGTGGTCCCCGCAGCTCGCGCGCCCGCTCGGCCTGCGCCTGCCGATGCTGCCCGGCAAAGGCTACAGCCTGACGTTGCCGAGGCCGCGCCAGCTTCCGCAGCTCTGCTCCATCCTCACCGAGGCGCGCGTGGCGGTGACGCCGATGGGTTCGTCGCTCCGTTTCGGCGGCACGATGGAAATCGGCGGGCTGGATCACGACATCAACCCCTTGCGCGTCCGTGGCATCATCAAGTCTGCGCGCCGCTACTTCCCGGATTTCACGGAGTCGGACTTCGAGAGTGTCCAACCGTGGTGCGGCTTGCGGCCCGTGTCGCCCGACGGCCTGCCGTATCTCGGCCGCACCGCGAAGTGCCCAAATCTCACGATCGCCACCGGCCACGCGATGACGGGCCTGAGCCTCGGGCCGGTTACGGGCAGGCTTGTCGGCGAACTGCTCGACGGGAAGCAGCCGTCGATGGATCTCTCGCTGCTCAGCCCGGACCGGTTCGCGGCGTGA
- a CDS encoding aminopeptidase P family protein — translation MRHATVDSKLFVENRRRLAALMRRNSVAVLNANDVLPTNADGSLMLVPNSDLFYLAGIEQEESVLVLAPDAFDPGLREVLFLREPNELLKIWEGHKHPKDEAQRISGIKTVKWLGEFRTVFRQLMCDAERVYLNSNEHKRAAAEVETRDERFVRECQRLFPLHQYHRLARLMHQLRVVKSPAELELIRQAVAITDAGFRRVLKFTRPGVNECEVEAEFAHEFIRRRGKFAYNPIIASGANACVLHYNQNDQPCKKGDLLLLDVAASYANYNSDLTRTIPVGGRFTRRQRRVYDAVLRVMRASIAGATVGKLARDWLKESQAMMNEALLQLGLLTSRDIKKQTADEPACRKYFMHGLGHPLGLDVHDVGFASQPFAPGWVLTVEPGIYIPKEGFGVRLENDILVTESGPVDLMAKIPVEAEEIEDVMSRR, via the coding sequence ATGCGCCACGCCACGGTTGACTCCAAACTCTTCGTCGAAAACCGCCGGCGCCTCGCCGCGCTGATGCGGCGCAACAGCGTCGCGGTCCTGAACGCCAACGATGTGCTTCCCACCAATGCCGACGGCTCGCTCATGCTCGTGCCGAACTCGGACCTCTTCTACCTCGCGGGCATCGAGCAGGAGGAGAGCGTGCTCGTGCTCGCGCCCGATGCCTTCGACCCGGGGCTCCGCGAGGTGCTTTTCCTCCGCGAGCCGAACGAGCTGCTGAAAATCTGGGAGGGCCACAAGCACCCGAAGGACGAGGCGCAGAGAATCTCCGGCATCAAGACGGTGAAGTGGCTCGGCGAGTTCCGCACCGTGTTCCGCCAGCTCATGTGCGACGCCGAGCGCGTGTATCTCAACTCCAACGAGCACAAGCGCGCCGCCGCCGAGGTGGAGACGCGCGACGAGCGCTTCGTGCGCGAATGCCAGCGGCTGTTTCCCCTGCACCAGTATCACCGGCTCGCGCGGCTCATGCACCAGCTCCGCGTCGTCAAGTCACCCGCCGAACTCGAACTCATCCGGCAGGCCGTCGCCATCACGGACGCGGGCTTCCGCCGCGTGCTCAAGTTCACAAGGCCCGGTGTGAACGAGTGCGAAGTCGAGGCCGAGTTCGCGCACGAGTTCATCCGGCGCCGCGGCAAGTTCGCCTACAACCCCATCATCGCCTCGGGCGCCAACGCCTGCGTGCTGCATTACAACCAGAACGACCAGCCTTGCAAAAAGGGTGACTTGCTGCTGCTCGACGTCGCCGCCAGCTACGCGAACTACAACTCCGACCTCACGCGGACCATCCCGGTCGGCGGACGTTTCACGCGGCGGCAGCGGCGCGTGTATGACGCCGTGCTGCGCGTGATGCGCGCGAGCATCGCGGGCGCGACCGTCGGCAAACTCGCGCGCGACTGGCTCAAGGAATCTCAGGCGATGATGAACGAGGCGTTGCTGCAACTCGGCCTGCTCACCTCGCGCGACATCAAGAAACAGACCGCCGACGAGCCCGCGTGCCGCAAGTATTTCATGCACGGACTCGGCCATCCGCTCGGGCTCGATGTGCACGATGTCGGTTTCGCATCGCAACCGTTCGCGCCCGGCTGGGTGCTCACCGTCGAGCCCGGCATCTACATTCCGAAGGAAGGCTTCGGCGTGCGGCTGGAGAACGACATCCTCGTGACGGAAAGCGGCCCGGTGGATTTGATGGCGAAGATTCCCGTCGAGGCGGAGGAAATTGAAGATGTCATGAGCCGACGGTGA
- the nrdR gene encoding transcriptional repressor NrdR — protein MRCPKCGCLEDKVIDSRASREGTAIRRRRECMKCIHRFTTYEQIERATLMVLKRDGRREPFSKDKLATGIGRACEKRPISPQAIEDAVERIVSDITDKYDAEVPGMAIGERVMQELRQLDEVAYVRFASIYRRFQEPDDFVEAVKKLEVKVDTATFPLPGI, from the coding sequence ATGCGCTGCCCGAAGTGCGGTTGTCTCGAAGACAAGGTGATTGACTCACGTGCCTCACGCGAGGGCACGGCGATCCGGCGCCGTCGCGAGTGCATGAAGTGCATCCACCGCTTCACGACCTACGAGCAGATCGAGCGCGCGACGCTGATGGTGCTCAAACGCGACGGGAGGCGGGAGCCCTTCTCGAAGGACAAGCTCGCCACAGGCATCGGGCGCGCGTGCGAGAAGCGCCCCATCAGTCCACAGGCGATCGAGGATGCCGTCGAGCGGATCGTCTCCGACATCACGGACAAATACGACGCCGAGGTGCCGGGCATGGCGATCGGCGAGCGGGTGATGCAGGAGCTTCGCCAGCTCGACGAGGTGGCCTACGTGCGGTTCGCGAGCATTTATCGGCGGTTTCAGGAACCCGACGACTTCGTTGAAGCCGTCAAGAAACTGGAGGTGAAAGTTGATACTGCTACATTCCCACTGCCTGGCATTTGA
- a CDS encoding cupin domain-containing protein yields MGIKDRRFVTAADAVNFLSPWTLEEWMCRGDVVANEHLLLVRANMDAGRCHPFHTHPTREEIIFIISGRAEQWVGREHRILGPGEMAFIPMGEVHGTFNPFAEKLVFLAILSPAKAAEPGIVDVSTEEPWASIRKGFPPVT; encoded by the coding sequence ATGGGAATCAAAGACCGCCGGTTCGTCACCGCCGCCGACGCCGTGAACTTCCTCTCACCGTGGACGCTCGAGGAGTGGATGTGCCGCGGCGATGTCGTCGCCAACGAACACCTGCTTTTGGTGCGCGCCAACATGGATGCCGGCCGCTGCCACCCGTTTCACACGCATCCCACGCGCGAGGAGATCATCTTCATCATATCGGGTCGCGCGGAACAGTGGGTCGGCCGGGAACACCGCATTCTCGGGCCCGGTGAGATGGCGTTCATCCCGATGGGTGAAGTCCACGGCACGTTCAATCCTTTCGCCGAGAAGCTCGTCTTCCTCGCCATCCTCTCGCCGGCGAAGGCCGCCGAACCCGGCATCGTGGACGTCTCGACAGAAGAACCGTGGGCGTCGATTCGGAAGGGATTCCCTCCGGTAACGTAG